From a single Okeanomitos corallinicola TIOX110 genomic region:
- the thiS gene encoding sulfur carrier protein ThiS, with product MMNQISLQVNGETRSCGSQMPLPELLQQLGFNPRLVAVEYNGEILHRQFWTETEIKDGDRLEVVTIVGGG from the coding sequence ATTATGAATCAAATTAGTTTACAAGTGAATGGAGAAACACGCAGTTGTGGATCTCAAATGCCTTTACCAGAATTACTGCAACAGTTGGGTTTTAATCCTCGGTTAGTTGCTGTAGAGTACAATGGCGAAATTTTACACCGTCAATTTTGGACAGAAACGGAAATTAAAGATGGCGATCGCCTAGAAGTTGTTACCATCGTCGGTGGTGGATAA
- a CDS encoding thiamine phosphate synthase has translation MVAAHSQKQQVQQVVYRILDANLDRAREGLRIIEEWCRFGLNDATLAETCKHLRQEVSKWHTAQIRAARDTPGDPGTALSHPQEEERSSMTSLLQANFCRVQEALRVLEEYGKLDDANMGKVFKQMRYQVYSLESTLMGFHRHQLLWRSHLYLVTSPADNLFEVVEAALKGGLTLLQYREKTADDLIRLERARKLRQLCHDYGALFIINDRVDLALAVDADGVHLGQQDMPIAVARHLLGPQKLIGRSTTNSQEMQGAISEGADYIGVGPVYETPTKAGKAAAGLDYVGYAAKNSSIPWFAIGGIDASNINDVINAGAQRVAIVRSIMQAEQPTLVTQYFISQLYRK, from the coding sequence ATGGTCGCAGCCCACAGCCAAAAACAACAAGTACAACAAGTGGTTTATCGTATTTTAGACGCAAATTTGGATCGCGCCCGTGAGGGGTTGCGAATTATTGAAGAATGGTGTCGTTTTGGTTTAAATGATGCCACGTTAGCTGAAACTTGTAAGCATTTACGTCAAGAGGTTAGTAAATGGCATACAGCACAAATTCGGGCTGCAAGAGATACACCGGGTGATCCTGGTACTGCTTTAAGTCATCCCCAGGAGGAAGAACGTAGCTCGATGACTTCTTTGTTACAGGCGAATTTTTGCCGTGTGCAAGAGGCTTTGCGGGTTTTGGAGGAGTATGGCAAACTTGATGATGCCAATATGGGGAAGGTGTTTAAGCAAATGCGTTATCAGGTTTATAGCCTGGAAAGCACTTTGATGGGTTTTCATCGTCATCAGTTACTTTGGCGATCACATTTGTATTTAGTGACTTCTCCGGCCGATAATTTGTTTGAGGTTGTAGAAGCTGCTCTCAAGGGTGGTTTAACTTTGTTGCAGTACCGCGAAAAAACTGCTGATGATCTGATTCGTCTAGAACGTGCTAGAAAACTCCGGCAGTTATGCCATGACTACGGTGCTTTGTTTATTATCAACGATAGGGTAGATTTGGCTTTGGCTGTAGATGCTGATGGTGTACATCTGGGACAACAAGATATGCCGATTGCTGTAGCTCGTCATTTATTAGGTCCGCAAAAATTAATCGGACGCTCGACTACAAATTCCCAGGAAATGCAAGGAGCAATTTCTGAAGGTGCAGATTATATTGGTGTTGGCCCTGTATATGAAACACCGACAAAAGCAGGTAAGGCGGCCGCAGGTTTAGATTATGTAGGCTATGCAGCTAAAAATAGTTCTATTCCTTGGTTTGCGATTGGGGGGATAGATGCCAGTAATATTAATGATGTCATCAATGCGGGAGCGCAAAGGGTCGCTATCGTGCGATCAATTATGCAAGCTGAACAGCCCACTTTAGTCACTCAATACTTTATTTCTCAACTTTATCGTAAGTAA
- a CDS encoding DUF1565 domain-containing protein, protein MPNSVLSASIILGIVSIALLDTNFSSAIAQITISTEQNFSSEGTISQLNLLFVNSNFGNDQTGNASENAPLRTITQALRLAQPNTVIMVAPGTYSSQTGEKFPLILKPGVAIQGDNNHKGKNVKILGGGDYLSRSFGRQNIAIVGANQSSLSGVTVTNTNFRGYGLWIESANTVVAENTFTGNTQDGISITGNATPTISKNYIYSNGANGITASGDSRPQIQENVIQGTGFGINVAEKAAPVIAGNQISGNRTGVVIQANTSPVLRNNLIQSSQEDGLVVIAQATPDLGNSREIGGNKFDQNRRYDINAKAAKQVIYAFGNQINKSRIVGDVDTTSGTAITRNSLPIPMAVSTETTPTNGEIVFAAPSIPENLNSLPRILSRNTNPGNQLPQLAATNLQSSLFTNNSQSVTDKTQYTQQLNYVRIQPGVVAAEVNEPKVIEFVAPQLQNNQQPSQIPNTRSTNQPVIIGNSRIVSLPRSYATRSSVRYRVLVNVANDAQREIVRSVVPDAFPKVVQGRRVMQAGVFSNEFNAMQMVQLLNSKGLRAMVSY, encoded by the coding sequence ATGCCGAACTCAGTTTTGAGTGCCAGCATAATTTTAGGCATAGTCAGTATCGCCCTTTTAGACACAAATTTTAGCAGTGCCATTGCTCAGATTACCATTTCCACAGAACAGAACTTTAGCAGCGAAGGAACAATTTCCCAGCTGAACCTACTGTTTGTCAACTCCAATTTTGGTAATGATCAGACAGGTAATGCCAGTGAAAACGCTCCTTTAAGGACTATTACCCAGGCTTTGAGACTTGCACAACCAAATACTGTAATTATGGTTGCTCCTGGTACATACAGTTCACAAACAGGAGAAAAGTTTCCCCTCATCCTCAAGCCTGGTGTCGCTATTCAAGGCGATAACAATCACAAAGGTAAAAATGTCAAAATTTTAGGTGGTGGTGATTATCTTAGTCGTAGCTTTGGCCGTCAAAATATAGCTATTGTTGGTGCAAATCAATCTAGTTTAAGCGGAGTTACAGTTACTAATACTAACTTCCGTGGTTATGGTTTATGGATTGAATCTGCTAATACAGTAGTTGCAGAAAATACATTCACTGGTAATACTCAAGACGGAATTTCTATTACTGGTAATGCTACACCGACAATTAGTAAAAACTATATTTACAGTAATGGAGCTAATGGTATTACCGCGTCTGGTGATTCCCGTCCGCAAATTCAGGAAAATGTGATTCAAGGGACAGGGTTTGGAATTAACGTTGCAGAAAAAGCTGCCCCTGTAATTGCTGGTAATCAAATTTCTGGTAACAGAACAGGAGTAGTAATTCAAGCCAACACTAGCCCAGTTTTACGAAATAATCTGATTCAAAGTAGTCAAGAAGACGGTTTAGTTGTGATTGCCCAAGCTACTCCAGATTTGGGTAATAGTAGAGAAATTGGTGGTAATAAATTTGATCAAAATCGTCGCTACGATATTAACGCCAAAGCAGCTAAACAGGTAATTTATGCCTTTGGTAATCAAATCAATAAAAGTCGCATTGTTGGTGATGTGGATACTACCAGTGGAACTGCTATTACTAGAAACTCTTTACCTATACCTATGGCAGTATCTACAGAAACCACTCCTACAAATGGAGAAATAGTTTTTGCTGCTCCTAGTATTCCTGAAAATTTGAATTCCTTACCCCGGATTTTATCTAGAAATACAAATCCAGGTAATCAATTACCACAATTAGCAGCTACTAATTTACAAAGTTCTTTATTTACGAATAATTCCCAATCTGTCACTGATAAAACCCAATATACCCAACAATTAAATTATGTCAGAATCCAACCAGGAGTAGTTGCCGCAGAAGTCAATGAACCGAAAGTAATTGAATTTGTTGCCCCGCAACTCCAAAATAATCAACAACCCTCTCAAATCCCCAATACTCGCTCAACTAATCAACCTGTCATTATTGGTAATTCTAGAATAGTATCATTACCCAGAAGTTACGCAACTAGATCTAGTGTACGTTATCGAGTGCTGGTAAATGTTGCTAATGATGCCCAAAGAGAAATAGTCCGCTCTGTTGTACCTGATGCTTTCCCCAAGGTTGTACAGGGACGTAGAGTCATGCAAGCAGGTGTGTTTAGCAATGAATTCAACGCCATGCAAATGGTTCAACTTTTAAATAGTAAAGGTTTAAGAGCAATGGTTAGTTATTAG
- a CDS encoding S-layer homology domain-containing protein encodes MAVATLYVNSVTGKDANTGSRLSPLKTITHALKITKSPGIIQLAPGTYNTSTGEIFPLIIPGETLLVGNESNKGQEIIISGSGKYQSPSFGWQNITLLLLGDASVLGVTITNPSNKGTGIWIESTAPTLANNTFSKCLREGILTTGNAKPAILDNIFIQNSASGLMMARHSKGEVLRNVFENNPVGVALSDFAAPLIANNKLIKNRIALALARDASPVLRRNLICQNTQGGLLVNGNAIPDLGKPQDPADNIFREQKEFDIQNLSFQTVSSVGNQLNPAQVKGVVEFLAATADTPSQVGISTSFADLDGHWAAEFVEALVKQDFISGFPDGTFQPSTPITRAQYAALITKTFQFPASNNLNRFKDIRTDFWAAKAIASAAEAGFLNGFPDGTFRPGQNLTKVQAIVSIVNGLKFTGSNPNGLLVYSDRAQIPTYATNAITIATQKLLIINYPQPELLEPLREITRAEIAALIYQALVARGQAEVVASPYIVKPDTEIPSFSDLVGHWAEAYIRALVSMNLTQGFADGSYQPDKPMTRAQYTALISAAFNPTPKRPATEFTDVPGDFWAVKAIQIAASGGFVGGFSDRTFRPYQNVQRLQVIVSLVNGLGLPPASQDLLTIYTDRKSIPEYARTAVATATQYKIIINYPDPQILAPTKEATRAEVAAMIYQALVALKRSKPI; translated from the coding sequence ATGGCTGTTGCGACACTCTACGTAAATTCTGTCACTGGTAAAGATGCTAATACTGGCTCTCGGTTGAGTCCCTTAAAAACAATCACCCACGCCTTAAAAATTACCAAATCACCAGGAATTATTCAACTAGCACCAGGAACTTACAACACTTCTACAGGGGAGATTTTCCCCTTAATTATTCCTGGAGAAACATTATTAGTAGGTAACGAATCTAACAAAGGTCAGGAAATCATCATTTCTGGTAGTGGTAAGTATCAAAGTCCCAGCTTTGGTTGGCAAAATATCACCTTGCTACTATTGGGTGATGCCAGTGTTTTAGGTGTAACTATTACCAACCCTAGTAATAAAGGTACTGGAATTTGGATTGAGTCCACAGCCCCAACTTTAGCAAATAATACCTTCAGTAAATGCTTACGGGAAGGAATTTTGACAACAGGTAACGCCAAACCCGCCATTTTAGATAATATCTTTATTCAGAACTCTGCCAGCGGTTTAATGATGGCACGTCATAGTAAAGGAGAAGTATTAAGAAATGTCTTTGAAAACAACCCCGTAGGTGTAGCCCTGAGTGATTTTGCCGCCCCTTTAATAGCAAACAACAAACTTATCAAAAACAGAATTGCTCTGGCGTTAGCACGTGATGCTAGTCCGGTATTGCGAAGAAATTTAATTTGCCAAAATACTCAAGGAGGATTACTGGTAAATGGTAATGCGATTCCCGACTTGGGTAAACCCCAAGACCCTGCTGATAATATTTTTCGTGAACAAAAAGAATTTGATATTCAAAATTTATCATTTCAAACCGTCAGTTCTGTAGGCAATCAATTAAACCCAGCCCAAGTGAAAGGAGTAGTTGAATTTCTAGCCGCTACCGCCGATACTCCCAGCCAAGTAGGAATTAGTACCAGTTTTGCCGACTTAGATGGACATTGGGCAGCAGAATTTGTCGAAGCATTGGTAAAACAAGACTTTATCAGTGGCTTTCCTGATGGCACTTTTCAACCATCCACACCCATCACCCGCGCCCAATATGCAGCTTTAATTACCAAGACTTTTCAATTTCCAGCTAGTAATAATCTCAATAGATTTAAAGATATTAGAACAGATTTTTGGGCAGCTAAAGCCATTGCCAGTGCTGCGGAGGCAGGATTTTTAAATGGCTTTCCTGATGGCACATTTAGACCAGGACAAAACTTAACTAAAGTACAGGCTATAGTATCCATCGTTAACGGCTTGAAATTTACAGGTAGTAATCCCAATGGTTTATTAGTTTATAGCGATCGCGCCCAAATTCCCACCTATGCCACCAACGCCATCACAATTGCCACTCAAAAATTATTAATTATTAACTATCCCCAGCCAGAACTTTTAGAACCATTACGAGAAATTACCCGCGCAGAAATAGCCGCCTTAATTTATCAAGCTTTGGTAGCCAGAGGACAGGCAGAAGTAGTTGCTTCTCCCTACATTGTTAAACCAGATACAGAAATTCCCTCATTTTCTGATTTAGTAGGACATTGGGCAGAAGCCTACATTCGGGCTTTAGTGAGCATGAATTTAACCCAAGGCTTTGCCGATGGCAGTTATCAACCAGATAAACCCATGACTCGCGCCCAATATACAGCCTTAATATCAGCTGCTTTTAACCCCACTCCTAAACGCCCAGCCACCGAATTTACCGATGTTCCCGGCGATTTTTGGGCAGTTAAAGCTATTCAAATAGCCGCCAGTGGAGGTTTTGTAGGCGGATTTAGCGATCGCACTTTTCGTCCCTATCAAAACGTGCAAAGACTACAGGTCATAGTTTCTCTAGTCAACGGACTAGGGCTACCCCCAGCAAGTCAAGATTTGTTGACAATTTACACCGATAGAAAATCCATTCCCGAATATGCCAGAACAGCAGTAGCAACCGCCACCCAATACAAAATTATTATTAACTACCCCGATCCTCAAATCCTCGCACCTACGAAAGAAGCAACCAGGGCAGAGGTTGCAGCTATGATTTATCAGGCATTAGTTGCCCTCAAACGATCTAAACCGATATAG
- a CDS encoding DUF3365 domain-containing protein yields MNQQPPHQHNLDITNTSIREAQIGQAGNDLQQIQYVTVYESFSLAKLIGRRQVNLPTQQEEYRFRKVLLNKVKQYWVNGVLEKSLHNQALIELGIEERLDLVEQPSSIIKEIPNECQPLSENQSVSDVFNQMGEGRTLLILGEPGAGKTITLLKLAQDLITRTEEDLSQPIPVILNLSSWGNNPQKFNDWLIEELNSKYQISTELSKDWMRNEQLILLLDGLDEVKVEYRSSCVQAINQFSQEHGLTEIVVCSRIQDYQALSNPLQLQAAIYIQSLTPQQVNQYLDSAGSQLEAVKTLLEEDTALQELVKSPLILSVITLAYQGKKVEELLQIASVEKRREHLFNTYIERMFKRKEVNQQYSKDQVIHWLNWLAQKMYQTSQSVFLIEKMQPNLLQSNVQKNLYQIEIILIGIIVIGLILFLGRTLDLDNDKINLFNVLTINILLWSLVLWWNFGRGKVEIETFETLTWPWKKTQKDLLNALKYGLSWSLILSPMGILWCYITWENPKWPIGYEKILIFGTILGLIFALIIGLIRSFKGSEIEIKTIPNQGIIKSFYNAVIVVLVSWIILFLIIFTLFPQGLQSKTSIISWGLILGLLFGGGISVIQHFSLRFILWVKGFIPHNLARFLDYASERVFLQKVGGGYIFVHRILLEHFATRIHSSQSEIRNTYKTIKILFVGGAIIIISLIYGTVCLNFAEFQLKSQANMLISAMDAVRKYNHDYITPLLRTEADEKLLMESIPTFAVNQVFNVFAAAYKNDYGDYIYKSAMINPSNLNDKATLEEIKIIETLKQQDLDTQRQPAGQNIDQGYQDQVAVQNIDQGYVKIEDRDYFYTSRPIKITDKTCLSCHSTLEKAPQSLQVLYKQGKYVANQGFGWELNTVIGAKVVYVPATEVYKIAQKDFIILVGAFILISAVVIIAMSILYSH; encoded by the coding sequence ATGAATCAACAACCACCGCATCAGCACAATCTAGATATTACCAATACATCAATTAGAGAAGCACAAATTGGTCAGGCTGGAAATGACTTACAACAAATACAATATGTAACTGTATATGAAAGTTTTAGTCTAGCTAAATTAATTGGTCGTAGACAGGTAAACCTGCCAACACAACAAGAAGAATATCGCTTCCGAAAAGTTCTACTGAATAAAGTTAAACAATATTGGGTTAACGGTGTACTAGAAAAATCTCTACATAATCAGGCTTTAATTGAACTAGGAATAGAAGAAAGATTAGACTTAGTTGAGCAACCTTCCAGTATTATCAAAGAAATTCCTAATGAATGTCAACCTTTGTCTGAAAACCAAAGTGTTTCTGATGTCTTCAATCAGATGGGAGAAGGACGTACTTTATTGATTTTGGGAGAACCAGGAGCAGGTAAAACAATCACTCTCTTAAAGTTGGCACAAGATTTAATTACTCGGACTGAAGAAGATTTGAGTCAACCAATTCCCGTAATTCTCAACTTATCTTCTTGGGGTAATAATCCCCAAAAATTTAATGATTGGCTCATTGAAGAATTAAATAGTAAATATCAAATTTCTACAGAACTTAGTAAAGATTGGATGAGAAATGAACAACTAATACTATTATTAGATGGTCTAGATGAGGTCAAGGTTGAATATCGTTCAAGCTGTGTCCAAGCTATTAACCAATTTAGTCAAGAACATGGGTTAACTGAGATTGTAGTGTGTAGCAGGATTCAAGATTATCAAGCTCTTTCTAACCCTTTGCAATTACAAGCTGCAATCTACATCCAATCTTTAACCCCTCAACAGGTTAACCAATATTTGGACAGTGCCGGCAGTCAATTAGAAGCGGTAAAAACCTTACTTGAGGAAGATACCGCACTCCAAGAATTAGTTAAATCACCCCTAATCCTGAGTGTAATCACCCTGGCTTATCAAGGTAAAAAAGTAGAAGAACTATTACAAATAGCTTCTGTGGAAAAACGGCGTGAACACCTGTTCAATACTTATATTGAGCGGATGTTTAAGCGCAAGGAAGTTAATCAGCAATATTCAAAAGATCAGGTTATACATTGGCTAAATTGGTTAGCACAAAAGATGTATCAAACATCTCAATCAGTCTTTTTAATTGAGAAAATGCAGCCTAATCTGTTGCAGTCTAATGTGCAAAAAAATCTTTATCAAATCGAAATTATTCTGATTGGAATAATAGTTATTGGATTAATCTTATTTCTAGGTAGAACTTTAGATTTAGATAATGATAAAATTAACCTTTTTAATGTATTAACCATAAACATTCTCCTATGGAGTTTAGTTTTATGGTGGAATTTCGGCAGGGGTAAAGTAGAAATAGAAACCTTTGAAACTTTGACATGGCCTTGGAAAAAAACACAAAAGGATTTGCTTAATGCCTTAAAATATGGACTAAGTTGGAGCTTAATTTTATCTCCAATGGGGATATTGTGGTGTTATATCACTTGGGAAAACCCAAAATGGCCAATTGGTTATGAAAAAATATTAATATTTGGAACAATTTTAGGATTAATATTTGCGCTGATTATAGGATTAATTCGTAGCTTTAAAGGCTCAGAAATAGAGATCAAAACTATTCCCAATCAAGGTATCATAAAATCTTTTTATAATGCGGTGATTGTCGTATTAGTTAGCTGGATAATTTTATTTTTGATTATTTTTACCTTGTTTCCTCAAGGATTACAATCAAAAACTTCTATCATCAGTTGGGGACTGATTTTAGGGCTACTTTTTGGAGGGGGAATATCAGTTATTCAACACTTTAGTTTAAGATTTATCCTCTGGGTTAAGGGGTTTATTCCTCATAATTTAGCTCGCTTTCTTGATTATGCTAGTGAGCGCGTTTTTCTACAAAAAGTTGGTGGTGGTTATATCTTTGTTCATCGGATACTACTAGAACATTTTGCAACGCGAATCCATTCTTCACAATCGGAAATAAGAAACACCTACAAAACTATAAAAATTTTGTTTGTAGGGGGAGCAATTATAATTATTAGCCTAATTTATGGTACTGTTTGCTTGAATTTTGCGGAGTTTCAACTGAAATCCCAAGCAAATATGCTAATTTCAGCAATGGATGCTGTTCGTAAATATAATCATGATTACATTACACCTTTATTAAGAACAGAAGCAGACGAAAAACTTTTGATGGAATCAATTCCTACCTTTGCTGTAAATCAAGTATTTAATGTGTTTGCTGCTGCTTATAAAAATGATTATGGAGATTACATTTATAAATCTGCGATGATTAATCCCAGTAATCTCAATGATAAAGCAACGCTGGAGGAAATCAAAATTATTGAGACCCTAAAACAACAAGATTTAGATACTCAACGTCAACCAGCAGGTCAGAACATTGATCAAGGATATCAAGATCAAGTAGCAGTTCAGAATATTGATCAAGGATATGTTAAGATAGAAGATAGAGATTATTTCTATACATCTCGCCCCATTAAAATTACTGATAAAACTTGTTTGAGTTGTCATTCGACTCTAGAAAAAGCTCCTCAATCGTTACAAGTTCTCTATAAACAAGGCAAATATGTTGCTAATCAAGGATTTGGTTGGGAATTGAATACAGTTATTGGTGCTAAGGTTGTTTATGTTCCGGCAACGGAAGTATATAAAATAGCTCAAAAGGATTTTATTATTCTTGTAGGTGCTTTTATTTTGATATCCGCTGTGGTTATTATTGCAATGAGTATTTTGTATAGCCATTGA
- the recJ gene encoding single-stranded-DNA-specific exonuclease RecJ, whose amino-acid sequence MQWNLVETTQIPEWFIQEVKKYLSSSGIFAAQLLWQRGIKTELELARFVNHKNYQPASPFEFGQEMNLAVERLKKAATSGEKVAIWGDFDADGITSTAVLWDGLGEFFIQQEKLTYYIPNRLTESHGLNVAGIDNLAQQECTLIVTCDTGSTNIDEIIYAQKLGIDVIVTDHHTLPTERPPVSAIINPRYLPETHPLFHLSGVAVAYKLVEGLYQTLPDVPQKPVADLLDLVAIGLIADLVQLSGDCRYLAKLGLQRLYNDSKSPTKRRPGVGILLELCQKSGDRPTDISFGLGPRINAVSRIQGDASFCVELLTSRDMQRCQKLAQETELANTRRKSLQKDVQNQVLQKLSQLDLSTTSVIVLEDPQWAVGVLGLVAGQIAQETGKPTILLSTEIGDLEANKPKLARGSARSINGVDLYQLVKEQEHLLHRFGGHPFAAGLSLLAENIPLFTDAINQKLRQHLAGVELTPTVQADLIVTVADLGKNSGKDLFLELKLLEPCGMGNHVPKLLIKNCCFENTWHRNQEDLKGQKIQYIKTEFNIRDDSSKIPFPGIWWGHYKEELPEGRCDCIAEIDFNSYEDKKRNRKPHYEIRLIDVRPCTELEVKAEKSAMILDWRNQDDLEFIDDDNILIVKDCPTSWEEVRLWVRKSIYHQKKLALAWQKPEHQIPQDIWLKLVGIAKFLSRTNQLVTRVQFLERLGISDLSLYLGFHSLRYLGFNVKSQDSDLQITWDEMNSDETKAEYAISKFLSAIQEEQFQQEYFTTVPISIIEAIALNGLLTLFH is encoded by the coding sequence ATGCAGTGGAATTTAGTAGAAACAACACAGATTCCTGAGTGGTTTATCCAAGAAGTTAAAAAGTATTTATCATCATCGGGAATATTTGCAGCACAATTACTTTGGCAAAGAGGGATAAAAACAGAATTAGAATTAGCCAGATTTGTTAACCATAAAAACTATCAACCTGCAAGTCCATTTGAATTTGGACAAGAAATGAATTTAGCCGTAGAAAGATTAAAAAAAGCGGCGACATCTGGAGAAAAAGTAGCAATTTGGGGAGATTTTGACGCTGATGGAATTACTTCCACTGCGGTATTATGGGATGGGTTGGGAGAGTTTTTTATTCAACAAGAAAAGTTAACTTATTATATTCCCAATCGCTTAACAGAATCTCATGGTTTAAATGTAGCAGGAATTGATAATTTAGCACAACAAGAATGTACATTAATCGTCACTTGTGATACTGGAAGTACAAATATTGATGAGATTATTTATGCACAGAAATTAGGCATTGATGTCATTGTTACTGATCATCATACCTTACCGACAGAACGTCCACCTGTGAGTGCAATTATTAATCCTCGTTATTTACCAGAAACCCATCCGTTATTTCATCTTTCTGGGGTAGCGGTGGCTTATAAATTAGTAGAAGGACTATATCAAACTTTGCCAGATGTACCCCAAAAACCTGTAGCAGATTTATTAGATTTAGTAGCGATAGGATTAATTGCAGATTTAGTTCAATTAAGTGGAGATTGTCGTTATTTAGCTAAATTAGGACTGCAAAGATTATACAATGATTCTAAGTCTCCAACAAAAAGAAGACCAGGAGTAGGAATCTTATTAGAATTATGCCAGAAAAGTGGCGATCGCCCCACAGATATTTCCTTTGGTTTAGGACCTCGTATTAACGCCGTTAGTAGAATTCAAGGTGATGCTAGTTTCTGTGTGGAATTATTAACCAGTCGGGATATGCAACGCTGTCAAAAATTGGCACAAGAAACAGAATTAGCCAATACAAGACGTAAGTCTTTACAAAAAGATGTGCAAAATCAAGTATTACAAAAACTCTCCCAATTGGATTTATCAACTACCAGCGTGATAGTATTAGAAGACCCACAATGGGCAGTAGGAGTTTTAGGTTTAGTAGCGGGACAAATTGCCCAAGAAACAGGCAAACCAACAATTTTGTTAAGTACAGAAATAGGTGATTTAGAAGCTAATAAACCGAAACTTGCGCGTGGTTCTGCCAGATCAATTAATGGAGTTGATTTATATCAATTAGTTAAAGAACAGGAACACTTATTACATCGTTTTGGTGGACATCCCTTTGCGGCTGGATTAAGTTTATTAGCTGAGAATATTCCGTTATTTACAGATGCAATTAATCAAAAATTACGGCAACATTTAGCAGGTGTTGAACTTACACCTACGGTACAAGCTGATTTAATAGTAACCGTTGCCGATTTAGGGAAGAATTCAGGTAAAGATTTATTTTTAGAATTAAAACTTTTAGAACCTTGTGGAATGGGAAATCATGTTCCTAAACTGTTAATAAAAAATTGCTGTTTTGAGAATACTTGGCATCGCAATCAAGAGGATTTAAAAGGACAGAAAATACAATATATTAAAACTGAATTTAATATTAGAGATGATTCTAGTAAAATTCCTTTTCCGGGTATTTGGTGGGGACATTACAAAGAGGAGTTACCTGAAGGTAGATGTGATTGTATTGCAGAGATTGATTTTAATAGTTATGAAGATAAAAAACGAAACCGTAAACCCCATTATGAAATTAGATTGATTGATGTTCGTCCTTGTACAGAATTAGAAGTAAAAGCAGAAAAATCAGCGATGATTTTAGATTGGCGAAATCAAGATGATTTAGAATTTATAGATGATGATAATATCTTAATTGTCAAAGATTGTCCTACCAGTTGGGAAGAAGTCCGGTTATGGGTGAGAAAATCAATTTATCATCAAAAAAAATTAGCATTAGCTTGGCAAAAACCAGAACATCAAATACCTCAAGACATTTGGTTGAAATTAGTAGGAATTGCCAAATTTTTAAGTCGGACAAATCAATTAGTGACTCGTGTACAATTTTTAGAAAGATTAGGTATTAGTGATTTAAGTTTATATTTAGGATTTCACTCACTCAGATATTTAGGGTTTAATGTAAAATCACAAGATAGTGATTTACAAATTACGTGGGATGAAATGAATAGTGATGAAACTAAAGCTGAATATGCTATTAGTAAGTTTCTATCTGCAATTCAAGAAGAACAATTTCAACAAGAATATTTTACGACTGTACCAATATCTATAATTGAGGCAATCGCTTTAAATGGGTTACTAACCCTTTTCCATTAA
- a CDS encoding PD-(D/E)XK nuclease family protein: MSSTAIELFRLSQGHLNLLVACPRKFQHTYLEKLNTPTNPTYEKSQTLGSQFHLLMQQQAMNLPIDGFLAVDSELQIWVKDFNKLAPEILKTETNNQIFRESEHYRTLQIQDYLITVIYDLLIAEQETAQIIDWKTYAKSLNKDDLENNWQTRLYMYVLAETSIFLPENISMTYWFVNPQNKLNKIQFNYNIEQHQKTEKTLQKLLNNLTNWLVAYQQNQPFPQEPAYPKACKKDCPYYVRCYNSENSSLEQSDKILPNLATIEEIAI, encoded by the coding sequence ATGTCATCAACAGCCATAGAATTATTTCGACTTTCCCAAGGACATCTTAACCTACTGGTAGCTTGTCCACGCAAATTCCAACACACATATTTAGAAAAACTGAATACACCTACCAATCCAACATACGAAAAAAGTCAAACTTTAGGTAGTCAGTTTCACTTATTGATGCAGCAGCAAGCAATGAATTTACCTATTGATGGTTTTTTAGCAGTAGATAGTGAATTACAAATATGGGTTAAAGATTTTAACAAATTAGCTCCAGAAATACTAAAAACTGAGACAAATAATCAGATATTTCGAGAGAGTGAACATTATCGAACTTTGCAAATTCAAGATTATCTAATTACAGTAATTTATGATTTATTGATAGCAGAACAAGAAACAGCACAAATAATAGATTGGAAAACCTACGCTAAATCACTAAATAAAGATGATTTAGAGAATAACTGGCAAACTAGATTATATATGTATGTTTTGGCGGAAACCAGTATTTTTTTACCAGAAAATATATCTATGACTTATTGGTTTGTTAATCCTCAAAATAAACTAAATAAAATTCAATTTAATTATAATATTGAACAACATCAAAAAACAGAAAAAACTCTCCAGAAATTATTAAATAACTTAACTAACTGGTTGGTAGCATATCAACAAAATCAACCATTTCCCCAAGAACCAGCATATCCCAAAGCCTGTAAAAAAGATTGTCCATATTATGTACGTTGCTACAATTCAGAAAATAGTTCCTTAGAACAAAGTGATAAAATATTACCAAATCTTGCTACTATCGAAGAGATAGCAATTTAA